One Methylosarcina fibrata AML-C10 DNA segment encodes these proteins:
- a CDS encoding cytochrome c peroxidase, with protein MPSFLTAGKDALPVAGFTSRPHRKKLLAALFCLFSSGLVHADAPGSAGQSVLAPGYGALSFSPPEPGTYRLPSLGVAVDGDVLDTEGRALKLHGLMGDKIVLLSFIYSTCSDVNGCPLATAVLHKIKSRLKKEPELAERLRLVTLSFNPGHDTPEAMKAYGRSFQDQGAEWHFLTTHSEQELQPILSGYKQLVQKVYDAQGRDTGTYSHLLRVYLIDREKQIRNIYSVSFLHPDTLINDVKTVLLAEAPKTAGREKADTEATAEAVFSAGDNKTHYESRDYETRSVALSQRKGKPANLIRWVERPPLGLPKIDVPADNPVTGEKIRLGRRLFYDRRLSHNNTFSCAMCHIPEQGFTSNEMATAVGIEGRTVRRNSPTLYNVAYFKSLFHDGRETTLEQQVWGPLMAPNEMGNPSIGYVVDKINRSADYPKQFKKAFGKGPDMVTIGQAIASYERALNSANSPFDRWYYGKDKKALEARAQQGFKLFTGKAGCSQCHAVTSKHALFTDNNLHNTGIGYAEAMGGAKSGRPVQLAPGVFVTVDEKIIRSVSAEKANDLGLYEITQNPADRWKYKTPSLRNVALTAPYMHNGSLASLTQVVEFYNRGGIANENLDPLIRPLNLTADEVSAITAFLSSLTGDNVQDLVADAYAAPVGDAQ; from the coding sequence ATGCCCAGTTTTTTGACGGCGGGAAAGGATGCCCTGCCCGTAGCCGGCTTCACGAGTAGGCCGCATCGGAAGAAATTACTCGCCGCACTATTCTGCCTTTTTTCAAGCGGCCTCGTTCATGCCGATGCTCCAGGTTCTGCCGGGCAGTCAGTTCTCGCGCCCGGTTACGGCGCTCTGAGCTTTTCTCCACCGGAGCCCGGCACTTACCGGCTTCCATCCTTGGGGGTTGCCGTCGACGGCGACGTGCTCGATACCGAAGGGAGGGCGCTCAAGCTGCACGGTCTCATGGGCGACAAGATCGTTCTGCTCAGCTTCATCTATTCGACCTGCAGCGACGTCAACGGCTGTCCGTTGGCGACCGCGGTCCTGCATAAAATCAAGAGCCGTCTGAAGAAAGAACCCGAGCTAGCGGAACGCTTGCGGCTGGTCACGCTCAGCTTCAATCCCGGTCACGATACGCCGGAGGCGATGAAAGCGTATGGCCGAAGCTTTCAGGATCAGGGCGCCGAATGGCATTTTTTGACGACTCACTCGGAACAGGAGCTCCAGCCGATATTGTCCGGCTACAAGCAGCTCGTGCAAAAAGTGTACGATGCGCAAGGCCGGGACACCGGAACTTACTCCCATCTGCTTCGGGTTTATCTGATCGACCGGGAAAAGCAGATCCGCAATATCTACAGCGTGTCGTTTCTGCATCCGGACACGTTGATCAACGACGTCAAAACCGTGCTGCTCGCGGAGGCGCCGAAAACGGCCGGTCGAGAAAAGGCCGATACCGAGGCGACCGCCGAGGCCGTGTTTTCGGCTGGCGACAACAAGACCCATTATGAAAGCAGAGACTACGAGACTCGTTCCGTGGCTTTGAGCCAGCGCAAGGGCAAACCGGCCAATCTAATCCGGTGGGTGGAGAGACCGCCGCTGGGCTTGCCGAAAATCGACGTTCCCGCCGATAATCCGGTAACCGGAGAAAAAATCCGGCTCGGCCGCAGGCTGTTTTACGACCGGCGCCTGTCGCACAACAATACGTTTTCCTGCGCCATGTGCCATATTCCGGAGCAGGGCTTTACCAGCAACGAAATGGCTACGGCCGTCGGGATCGAGGGACGCACGGTTCGGCGGAATTCTCCGACCCTGTACAACGTCGCCTATTTCAAATCGTTGTTCCATGACGGCCGGGAAACCACGCTGGAACAGCAGGTGTGGGGCCCGTTAATGGCTCCTAACGAGATGGGCAATCCGTCGATCGGTTATGTCGTCGACAAGATCAACCGTAGTGCCGATTACCCGAAACAGTTTAAAAAAGCTTTCGGCAAAGGACCGGATATGGTGACGATCGGTCAGGCGATCGCCAGTTACGAGCGGGCCCTGAATTCGGCGAACTCCCCCTTTGACCGCTGGTATTACGGCAAGGATAAAAAAGCCCTGGAGGCCCGGGCGCAACAAGGGTTCAAACTTTTTACCGGCAAGGCCGGATGTTCCCAGTGTCACGCCGTGACTTCGAAACACGCGCTGTTTACCGACAACAATCTGCACAATACCGGCATCGGTTACGCCGAAGCGATGGGCGGCGCGAAGTCCGGCCGTCCCGTGCAATTGGCGCCCGGAGTTTTTGTGACCGTTGACGAGAAGATTATCCGCTCGGTCTCGGCCGAAAAAGCCAACGACCTCGGCCTTTATGAAATCACGCAAAATCCGGCAGACCGATGGAAATACAAGACTCCGTCGCTGCGCAACGTGGCTCTGACGGCGCCTTACATGCACAACGGCAGCCTGGCCTCGTTAACCCAGGTAGTCGAATTTTACAATCGGGGCGGCATCGCCAACGAGAATCTGGATCCGTTGATCAGGCCGCTGAATCTGACGGCGGACGAGGTGTCGGCGATCACGGCCTTTCTGTCTTCGTTAACCGGCGATAATGTGCAGGACCTGGTCGCCGACGCCTATGCGGCCCCGGTCGGAGATGCGCAGTGA
- the grxD gene encoding Grx4 family monothiol glutaredoxin: MNVIERIKSQIENNPVVLYMKGTPDFPQCGFSGQTVQVLEACHAKYKAVNIFEDPELREALKSFSNWPTYPQLYIKGELVGGCDIVTDLFEKGELVKMLEAADAIA; encoded by the coding sequence ATGAATGTGATTGAAAGAATCAAAAGCCAGATTGAAAATAATCCGGTTGTTCTTTATATGAAAGGCACTCCCGACTTTCCTCAATGCGGGTTTTCCGGTCAGACGGTCCAGGTGCTGGAAGCCTGCCACGCCAAATATAAAGCAGTCAACATCTTTGAAGATCCCGAATTGCGGGAAGCGTTGAAGAGCTTTTCCAACTGGCCGACCTATCCCCAGCTCTATATTAAAGGCGAACTGGTGGGCGGCTGCGACATCGTTACCGATTTGTTCGAGAAAGGCGAACTGGTCAAGATGCTTGAAGCAGCCGATGCAATCGCCTGA
- a CDS encoding acetylornithine transaminase produces the protein MSSHIMQTYGRLPVTFERGAGAWLWDTEDNRYLDAVAGVAVCNLGHAHPAIHKAVCKQSETLIHTSNLYGIAVQERLADRLCEKTGMDTVFFCNSGAEANEAAIKLARKYGHQLGVEAPSIIVMEKSFHGRTLATLSATGNAKIQQGFAPLVEGFIRVPYNDVEAIEQALRRHDNVVAILVEPVQGEGGVNVPAGDYLNRIRALCDRHNLLMMLDEIQTGIGRTGRFLAFQHNGIRPDVCTLAKALGNGVPIGACLAYGKAANILTPGAHGSTFGGNLLACSAGLAVLETLDNEQLIERVEEKGRAIESGLRQRLEGNPHIIDIRRKGLMIGIELERPCAELTALALKKGLLINVTNERTIRLLPPLIIDANQIDYLVATLSALVEEHTKAW, from the coding sequence ATGAGTAGCCACATTATGCAAACTTATGGTCGTTTACCCGTAACGTTCGAACGAGGCGCCGGCGCCTGGTTGTGGGATACCGAGGACAACCGTTATCTGGACGCCGTGGCCGGCGTCGCCGTCTGCAATCTCGGACATGCTCATCCTGCCATCCATAAAGCCGTTTGTAAACAGAGCGAGACGCTGATTCACACCTCCAATCTTTACGGCATCGCCGTGCAGGAGCGTCTGGCGGATCGTTTGTGCGAAAAAACCGGCATGGACACCGTGTTTTTCTGCAATTCCGGCGCCGAAGCCAATGAAGCGGCCATTAAACTGGCCCGTAAATACGGCCATCAGCTCGGCGTGGAAGCTCCGTCGATCATCGTGATGGAAAAGAGTTTTCACGGACGGACCCTGGCTACGTTAAGCGCCACCGGCAATGCGAAAATTCAGCAGGGTTTCGCGCCGTTGGTGGAAGGTTTTATCCGCGTGCCTTACAACGACGTCGAAGCCATCGAGCAGGCTCTGCGCCGGCACGACAACGTGGTCGCCATCCTGGTGGAACCGGTTCAGGGCGAAGGCGGCGTCAACGTTCCGGCCGGCGACTATCTGAACCGAATACGCGCTCTGTGCGACCGCCACAACCTGCTGATGATGCTCGATGAAATCCAGACCGGCATCGGCCGCACCGGCCGGTTTCTGGCTTTCCAACACAACGGCATTCGGCCCGACGTCTGCACCCTGGCCAAGGCCTTGGGCAACGGCGTGCCGATCGGCGCCTGTCTGGCCTACGGCAAGGCGGCCAACATTCTGACGCCGGGCGCTCACGGCTCCACGTTCGGCGGTAATCTTCTGGCCTGCAGCGCGGGCCTGGCCGTGCTGGAAACTCTCGATAACGAGCAGTTGATCGAGCGGGTAGAAGAAAAAGGCCGGGCCATCGAATCGGGACTCCGGCAGCGCCTTGAAGGCAATCCCCATATCATCGACATCCGCCGCAAAGGCTTGATGATCGGCATCGAATTGGAGCGCCCCTGCGCGGAATTGACGGCTTTGGCATTAAAAAAAGGATTGTTGATCAACGTCACCAACGAAAGGACCATCCGTCTGCTGCCGCCTCTGATCATCGATGCAAACCAGATCGATTATCTCGTCGCAACCTTGTCGGCTCTTGTCGAAGAGCATACAAAAGCATGGTAA
- the argF gene encoding ornithine carbamoyltransferase, with translation MKLRHLTSLLDLTPEEFRYLIQRAIELKNHRDPDYQPLKGRVLAMIFEKSSTRTRVSFESGMSHFGGSSIFLSPRDTQLGRGEPLQDSAKVISSMVDCIMLRTNRHETVTTFAEFSRVPVINGLTDREHPCQLLADMQTYLEVRGDIRGKTVAWIGDGNNMCHSYIHAARLLDFNLHIASPQAYRPLPEIIAEGGERIRLFGSALEAARDADLCVTDVWASMGQEQEQKQRETAFKEYQINLDIMASARPDALFMHCLPAHRGEEVSAEVIDGPQSVVFEEAENRLHAQKALLEFLLCPK, from the coding sequence ATGAAACTTAGACACTTGACCAGTCTGCTCGATTTGACTCCCGAAGAATTCCGCTATTTGATCCAGAGGGCGATCGAGTTAAAAAATCATCGCGATCCGGATTATCAGCCGTTAAAAGGCCGGGTATTGGCGATGATTTTCGAAAAATCGTCGACCCGCACCCGCGTTTCCTTCGAGTCGGGCATGAGCCATTTCGGCGGCAGCTCGATCTTTCTGTCGCCTCGGGATACGCAACTGGGCCGGGGCGAACCTTTGCAAGACAGCGCCAAAGTGATTTCCAGCATGGTCGACTGCATCATGCTGAGAACCAACCGGCACGAAACGGTGACAACCTTCGCCGAATTTTCCAGAGTTCCCGTCATTAACGGCCTGACCGACCGGGAACATCCCTGCCAGTTGCTGGCCGACATGCAGACCTATTTAGAAGTGCGCGGCGACATTCGTGGAAAAACCGTCGCTTGGATCGGAGACGGCAACAACATGTGCCATTCCTATATTCACGCGGCCAGGCTGCTGGATTTTAATTTGCATATCGCCAGCCCGCAGGCCTACCGCCCGCTTCCTGAGATAATCGCCGAAGGCGGGGAGCGGATCCGGCTTTTCGGCAGCGCGCTGGAAGCGGCCCGTGACGCCGATCTGTGCGTGACCGACGTATGGGCCAGCATGGGCCAGGAGCAGGAACAAAAACAGCGCGAGACCGCTTTCAAGGAATACCAGATTAACCTGGACATCATGGCTTCGGCCCGCCCCGACGCCTTGTTCATGCATTGTTTACCCGCGCATCGGGGCGAGGAAGTCAGCGCCGAAGTCATCGACGGACCGCAAAGCGTGGTGTTCGAAGAGGCCGAAAACCGGCTGCATGCGCAAAAAGCTCTGCTCGAGTTTCTCTTGTGCCCAAAATGA
- a CDS encoding TIGR04211 family SH3 domain-containing protein: MKNALSAFIFLLSAFASAEARTVYVTDTINLSLRSEESEKGKVLKLLPTGTPLTVISENKKTGFSRVRLENGQEGYFPTRNLMKDPPSRFQLEAANKSMGSLQMENARLKSELESIKQSITPNTSLEQSLAAERDQLQRELSDLKKTAANSIQIKEERDELQEHVVNLERELEQFKLDNKVLKDSTEQDWFLYGGAVAFTGVLLGFILPRIGWRRKSGGWDTFR; encoded by the coding sequence GTGAAAAATGCACTCAGCGCTTTTATTTTTCTGCTGTCAGCCTTCGCTTCGGCGGAAGCCAGAACGGTCTATGTCACCGACACCATCAATTTATCGCTGCGCAGCGAAGAGAGCGAAAAAGGCAAAGTGTTAAAACTTCTGCCGACCGGCACGCCGCTCACCGTGATCTCGGAAAACAAAAAAACCGGTTTTTCCCGCGTACGACTGGAAAACGGCCAGGAAGGCTACTTTCCGACCCGCAATCTGATGAAGGATCCGCCCAGCCGTTTTCAACTGGAAGCCGCCAACAAAAGCATGGGATCGCTGCAAATGGAAAACGCCCGGCTGAAATCCGAACTGGAATCGATCAAACAATCCATAACGCCGAATACGTCTCTCGAGCAATCGCTGGCGGCGGAGCGCGACCAATTGCAGCGGGAACTTTCCGATCTGAAAAAAACCGCCGCCAACAGCATACAGATAAAAGAGGAACGGGACGAGCTGCAGGAACACGTAGTGAACCTCGAACGTGAACTCGAACAATTCAAACTCGATAATAAAGTGCTGAAAGACAGCACCGAGCAGGACTGGTTTCTCTACGGAGGCGCCGTCGCTTTTACCGGCGTGCTTCTGGGCTTTATCCTGCCGAGAATCGGATGGCGCCGCAAATCCGGAGGCTGGGATACCTTTCGCTGA
- the ilvD gene encoding dihydroxy-acid dehydratase yields the protein MTQSGDPKTRTYSSQVVDGMERAPSRAMLHAVGFTNEDFKKPQIGIASTWSMVTPCNMHINKLADNAARGVDQTGGKAVIFNTITISDGISMGTEGMKYSLVSREVIADSIETVVGCQGFDGIVAIGGCDKNMPGCMIALSRLNRPAIFVYGGTILPGCHKDKKLDVVSVFEAVGARANNKIDDAELAAIEAKAIPGAGSCGGMYTANTMASAIEALGMSLPNSSAQAAVSEDKRLDCERAGAAVLELLKKGIKPRDIMTKEAFENAITVVIALGGSTNAVLHLLAMANAAGVDLTLDDFTRIGKNVPMVADLKPSGRYQMAELIEIGGIQPLMKELLDRGLLHGHCLTVTGKTLAENLADVKPYPEGQDMIHPLDQPIKKDSHLVVLYGNLAAEGAVAKITGKEGLVFTGKAKVFDAEEQALQAILNGDIVKGDVIVIRYEGPKGGPGMREMLSPTSAVMGKGLGKEVALITDGRFSGGTHGFVVGHITPEAYTGGALAIVQNGDEITIDAETRQLTLHVNEHEIARRFDKWKQPAPRYTRGVLAKYAKLVSSASKGAVTDNLD from the coding sequence ATGACTCAATCAGGTGACCCCAAGACCCGCACCTATTCCTCCCAAGTTGTCGACGGCATGGAACGTGCGCCCAGCCGCGCGATGCTGCATGCCGTCGGCTTCACCAACGAAGATTTCAAAAAACCGCAAATCGGCATTGCTTCCACCTGGAGCATGGTCACGCCCTGCAACATGCACATCAATAAACTGGCCGACAACGCGGCGCGCGGCGTCGATCAGACCGGCGGCAAGGCCGTGATCTTCAACACGATCACGATCTCGGACGGCATCTCGATGGGCACCGAAGGCATGAAATATTCGCTGGTGTCGCGCGAAGTGATCGCCGATTCGATCGAAACGGTCGTCGGCTGCCAGGGCTTCGACGGCATCGTCGCGATCGGCGGCTGCGACAAGAACATGCCCGGCTGCATGATCGCCCTGTCCCGTTTGAACCGTCCGGCCATTTTCGTTTACGGCGGCACCATTCTGCCGGGCTGTCACAAGGACAAAAAACTCGACGTCGTCTCGGTGTTCGAAGCGGTCGGCGCCAGAGCCAACAACAAGATCGACGACGCCGAACTCGCCGCGATCGAAGCCAAAGCGATTCCGGGTGCCGGCTCCTGTGGCGGCATGTACACTGCCAACACGATGGCTTCCGCGATCGAAGCCTTGGGCATGAGTCTGCCGAACAGCTCCGCTCAGGCAGCCGTTTCCGAGGACAAGCGTCTCGACTGCGAACGCGCGGGCGCGGCGGTTCTGGAACTGTTGAAAAAAGGCATCAAGCCGCGCGACATCATGACCAAAGAAGCGTTCGAAAACGCGATCACGGTGGTCATCGCGCTCGGCGGCTCGACCAATGCGGTGCTGCATCTTCTGGCGATGGCCAATGCGGCCGGCGTCGATCTGACGCTGGACGATTTTACCCGAATCGGCAAAAACGTGCCGATGGTTGCCGACCTGAAGCCGAGCGGCCGCTATCAAATGGCCGAACTGATCGAGATCGGCGGCATTCAGCCGCTGATGAAGGAACTGCTGGACCGCGGCCTCTTGCACGGCCACTGCCTGACCGTCACCGGCAAGACGCTGGCCGAAAACCTGGCCGACGTCAAACCTTATCCCGAAGGCCAGGATATGATCCATCCACTGGACCAGCCGATCAAAAAAGACAGCCATCTGGTCGTTTTGTACGGCAACCTCGCCGCCGAAGGCGCGGTCGCCAAGATCACCGGCAAGGAAGGTCTGGTATTCACCGGCAAGGCGAAAGTTTTCGACGCCGAGGAGCAGGCTTTGCAGGCGATCCTGAACGGAGACATCGTCAAGGGCGACGTCATCGTGATCCGCTACGAAGGCCCGAAAGGCGGTCCCGGCATGCGGGAAATGCTCTCCCCGACTTCGGCGGTCATGGGCAAGGGGCTCGGCAAGGAGGTCGCCTTGATCACCGACGGCCGCTTTTCCGGGGGCACCCACGGCTTCGTGGTCGGGCACATCACTCCGGAAGCCTACACCGGCGGCGCGCTGGCGATCGTGCAAAACGGCGACGAGATCACGATCGACGCCGAAACCCGCCAATTGACGCTGCACGTGAACGAACACGAAATCGCGCGTCGTTTCGACAAATGGAAACAGCCGGCGCCGCGTTATACCCGGGGAGTTCTGGCGAAATACGCCAAGTTGGTCAGCTCGGCTTCGAAAGGCGCAGTGACGGATAATTTGGATTGA
- a CDS encoding DUF5655 domain-containing protein has protein sequence MPLFEMSGQNLVPIEQTNFSVEKELQNLIERNLGSVFNCRFVASEFSTGTLHAGRIDSLALSEDNNPVIIEYKKVESSELINQSLYYLHWIQDHKGDFEIAVQRVLGNGIEVDWSDTRVICIAPNYKKYDLHAVQVMGANIELWKYRLFKNGSLYLEEVLQATKIPAIVQNIGKNPIMVEAGKKAAQIRATATYTFDEHLEEKPNNIQALMHTIREFIVGIDPAIEEVPKKFYVAYKISQNIVCMEPQSRNIKLFLKLSPADVKSPPKSYRDVTKIGHYGTGDSEFTIGTEDEFEKVKPYIELTYNKVGG, from the coding sequence ATGCCACTTTTTGAAATGTCGGGGCAAAATCTGGTTCCGATTGAACAGACAAATTTCTCCGTTGAGAAGGAGTTGCAAAATTTAATTGAGAGAAATCTCGGATCTGTTTTCAACTGCCGTTTCGTGGCCTCGGAGTTTTCGACTGGTACGCTGCATGCTGGGCGCATAGACAGTCTCGCACTGTCTGAGGATAATAACCCAGTTATTATCGAGTACAAAAAGGTTGAATCATCTGAACTGATTAATCAAAGTCTCTACTATTTGCATTGGATTCAAGATCACAAAGGTGATTTTGAAATTGCAGTTCAGCGAGTGCTAGGTAATGGTATAGAAGTAGATTGGTCGGATACAAGGGTTATCTGCATCGCTCCCAATTACAAGAAATATGATTTACATGCTGTTCAGGTAATGGGGGCAAATATAGAGTTATGGAAATACCGTCTCTTTAAAAATGGCTCTCTTTACCTTGAAGAAGTTTTGCAAGCAACCAAAATTCCTGCCATTGTCCAGAATATTGGTAAGAATCCGATTATGGTTGAAGCGGGAAAGAAAGCTGCGCAAATACGCGCCACGGCAACGTACACTTTTGATGAGCATCTAGAAGAAAAGCCAAATAATATTCAAGCCCTCATGCATACTATCCGCGAATTCATCGTAGGAATTGATCCTGCTATTGAGGAAGTTCCAAAGAAATTCTATGTTGCCTACAAAATTTCACAAAACATTGTATGCATGGAACCGCAAAGCCGAAACATCAAGCTTTTCCTAAAGCTAAGTCCAGCAGACGTTAAGTCTCCGCCTAAGTCTTACCGTGATGTTACAAAAATCGGCCATTATGGAACAGGAGATTCCGAGTTCACGATAGGTACCGAGGATGAATTCGAAAAAGTTAAACCCTATATCGAGTTAACATACAACAAGGTTGGCGGATAA
- a CDS encoding type II toxin-antitoxin system HicB family antitoxin, whose product MNFHIEYEREEDGRWLAEVPEIPGAMAYGTTADEAMGKAEALMLRILAEQIETGESRPMPITIELATP is encoded by the coding sequence ATGAATTTCCACATTGAATACGAACGCGAAGAGGATGGCCGCTGGCTAGCCGAAGTGCCCGAAATTCCCGGCGCGATGGCTTACGGCACAACGGCCGATGAGGCGATGGGCAAAGCGGAAGCGTTGATGCTTCGAATACTTGCAGAACAAATTGAAACCGGCGAAAGCCGTCCGATGCCGATAACGATCGAACTAGCTACACCGTGA
- a CDS encoding type II toxin-antitoxin system HicA family toxin has translation MSQWPSAKAKRVLAALMHIGWEIKRQSGSHRTLIRKDWPDFVFAFHDNEEIGPRMLARIAKHTGLKPEDL, from the coding sequence GTGAGCCAATGGCCTTCGGCTAAAGCCAAACGGGTTTTGGCGGCTTTAATGCATATCGGCTGGGAAATAAAGCGGCAGTCAGGCTCACACCGGACGCTAATTAGGAAAGACTGGCCCGATTTTGTATTCGCTTTTCACGACAATGAAGAAATAGGCCCACGGATGCTTGCTCGCATCGCCAAACATACCGGATTAAAACCGGAAGACTTATAA